The following proteins are co-located in the Siansivirga zeaxanthinifaciens CC-SAMT-1 genome:
- a CDS encoding S41 family peptidase → MPYKKKYLPLILGVAVAAGIFIGGKLHFADSGDRLFSSNSKKDKLNRLIDYIDYDYVDDINTDSIVDVTVNGILENLDPHSVYIPKEDMQSVSENMKGDFVGIGVSFYAYRDSIAVVRAIANGPSEKAGIKGGDRILLADGDTLYGAKLKSDEIINKLKGSIGTNVNLKVFRKGEPKLLDFTVKRSVIPIKSVDAAYMLTNTLGYIKINRFAESTYREFKKALNDLLKEGATELALDLRDNPGGFLNIAEDIVDEFLEEDKLILFTKNKRGNIEKSFATDKGDFQKGKLFVLINENSASASEIVAGALQDNDKGTIVGRRSYGKGLVQREMDLGDGSAVRLTVSRYYTPTGRSIQRPYNKGNDTYYDDYFERLESGELLDANKIKVADSLKFKTPKGKIVYGGGGIIPDVFVPIDNSMQNETLTFLERRGFIGYFIFEMLEKNRNAYKGLSKKEFIENYKISDDMVFQFQEYVNERTDSKVTFVAYHDEVKQYIKANLADQLYGEGAFNQVLNQRDIMIEEVIELSKLGN, encoded by the coding sequence ATGCCGTACAAAAAAAAATATTTGCCTTTAATTTTGGGAGTCGCAGTAGCGGCTGGAATTTTTATTGGAGGAAAACTTCATTTTGCCGATTCTGGCGATCGTTTATTTTCTTCAAACAGTAAAAAAGACAAACTAAACAGGCTTATAGATTATATAGATTACGATTATGTAGACGATATTAATACCGACAGCATCGTCGATGTTACCGTAAATGGTATTCTTGAAAATCTCGATCCGCACTCTGTTTATATTCCAAAAGAAGACATGCAAAGTGTCTCCGAAAACATGAAAGGCGATTTCGTAGGTATTGGGGTTAGTTTCTATGCCTACCGAGATTCTATTGCGGTAGTTCGCGCCATTGCAAACGGGCCAAGTGAAAAGGCCGGTATTAAAGGTGGCGACAGAATTCTTTTAGCCGATGGCGACACACTTTATGGGGCAAAACTTAAAAGCGACGAGATTATAAACAAACTTAAAGGCTCTATTGGAACCAATGTTAATTTAAAGGTTTTTAGAAAAGGCGAGCCTAAATTGTTAGACTTTACAGTAAAACGATCGGTTATCCCCATTAAAAGTGTCGATGCAGCCTATATGCTAACCAATACATTGGGTTATATAAAAATTAATCGATTTGCAGAGTCTACATACAGAGAGTTTAAAAAGGCCTTAAACGATTTATTAAAAGAAGGCGCCACAGAATTAGCCTTAGATTTGCGAGACAATCCCGGTGGATTTTTAAACATTGCCGAAGATATTGTAGATGAATTTTTAGAAGAAGATAAACTCATTTTGTTCACTAAAAACAAACGCGGTAATATCGAAAAAAGCTTCGCAACCGATAAAGGCGATTTCCAGAAAGGCAAATTATTTGTACTTATTAACGAAAACTCGGCATCGGCAAGCGAAATTGTTGCCGGGGCTTTGCAGGATAACGATAAGGGTACCATTGTTGGTCGCCGCTCCTACGGAAAAGGCTTGGTACAACGCGAAATGGATTTAGGCGATGGCAGTGCTGTACGTTTAACAGTTTCTAGATATTACACTCCTACAGGACGTTCTATACAGCGACCTTACAATAAAGGAAACGACACCTATTACGACGATTATTTCGAGCGTCTTGAAAGTGGTGAACTTCTCGATGCTAATAAAATTAAAGTAGCCGATTCTTTAAAGTTTAAAACACCAAAAGGTAAAATAGTTTACGGCGGCGGCGGTATTATCCCCGATGTGTTTGTGCCTATAGATAATAGCATGCAAAACGAAACCCTTACTTTTTTAGAGCGTCGCGGGTTTATTGGTTATTTTATTTTCGAAATGCTAGAAAAAAATAGAAATGCCTACAAGGGCCTTTCTAAAAAAGAGTTTATCGAAAATTATAAAATAAGCGACGATATGGTGTTTCAGTTTCAAGAATATGTAAACGAACGTACCGATTCTAAGGTAACCTTTGTGGCTTATCACGACGAAGTTAAACAGTATATTAAAGCCAATCTAGCCGATCAATTATATGGCGAAGGCGCTTTTAATCAAGTTTTAAATCAGCGCGACATCATGATTGAAGAGGTTATCGAATTAAGTAAATTGGGTAATTAA
- a CDS encoding deoxycytidylate deaminase, producing the protein MLKSKQLKYDKAYLRIAEEWGKLSYCKRRQVGALIVKDRMIISDGYNGTPSGFENFCEDDEGYTKWYVLHAEANAILKVAASTQSCQGATLYITMSPCKECSKLIHQAGIVKVVYKQAYKDDSGLKFLKKAGIELQHIEEIEA; encoded by the coding sequence ATGTTAAAAAGTAAACAATTAAAATACGATAAAGCTTATTTACGAATTGCAGAAGAGTGGGGTAAATTGTCGTATTGTAAACGCCGACAAGTGGGCGCGCTTATTGTTAAAGACCGCATGATTATTTCCGATGGTTACAATGGCACACCTTCGGGTTTCGAAAATTTCTGCGAAGACGACGAAGGCTACACCAAATGGTACGTTTTACATGCCGAGGCCAACGCCATACTAAAGGTAGCTGCCTCCACACAATCCTGCCAAGGCGCCACGCTTTACATAACCATGTCGCCCTGCAAAGAATGTAGTAAATTAATTCATCAGGCTGGTATTGTAAAAGTTGTTTACAAACAAGCTTATAAAGACGATTCCGGATTAAAATTCTTGAAAAAAGCAGGTATAGAACTGCAACACATCGAAGAAATAGAAGCCTAA